One Leptolyngbyaceae cyanobacterium DNA segment encodes these proteins:
- a CDS encoding M48 family metallopeptidase has translation MPTYKGISSEAFRHPLDREAEQTLRSLPGFDLVARKFVEFLYERPQFIYHMGNSIQVGPRQYSTVYQMFRECVRDLDIYPEPSLFISQYPISNAYALGQDRPTIVLNSGLLDLMSEAELRSVIAHELGHIKCGHTILTQMALWVITTATMIGEMTFGLGNLIGSGLIYAFYEWKRNSELSADRAALLVLDDITPVMQAMMKLAGGSMKYQHESSLQEFIRQSERYEELDQDGLNQVYKFLLYNNLAQGVFLSHPFLVERIGYIRQWSNSPEYRNIRSGNYQQSAAQGAVDITAENPQTQVDELRRQIEELQKEIDRYKKKPD, from the coding sequence ATGCCAACCTATAAAGGAATCTCTAGCGAAGCTTTTCGTCATCCGCTCGATCGCGAAGCCGAGCAAACCTTGCGCAGTTTACCAGGTTTCGATCTGGTTGCCCGTAAATTTGTCGAATTTCTCTACGAACGCCCCCAGTTCATCTATCACATGGGTAACAGCATTCAAGTAGGGCCGCGTCAATATTCTACAGTTTACCAAATGTTTCGGGAATGCGTGCGGGATTTAGACATTTACCCAGAACCGTCTTTATTTATCAGCCAATATCCCATTTCTAATGCTTACGCTTTAGGACAAGATCGCCCCACTATAGTACTCAATTCAGGTTTGTTAGATTTAATGAGCGAAGCAGAATTGCGATCGGTAATTGCTCATGAATTAGGACATATTAAATGCGGTCATACTATCCTCACTCAAATGGCGCTTTGGGTAATTACCACCGCCACGATGATTGGTGAAATGACCTTTGGTTTAGGTAATTTGATTGGTAGTGGTTTGATATATGCTTTTTACGAATGGAAACGTAACTCAGAATTATCAGCCGATCGCGCAGCTTTGCTCGTACTAGATGATATCACTCCAGTCATGCAAGCGATGATGAAACTGGCTGGCGGTAGCATGAAATATCAACATGAATCTAGCTTACAGGAATTTATTCGCCAATCAGAAAGATATGAAGAACTCGATCAAGATGGCTTGAATCAAGTTTACAAATTTCTCCTTTATAACAACTTAGCTCAAGGTGTTTTCCTCAGCCATCCTTTTTTAGTAGAACGAATCGGTTACATAAGACAATGGTCAAATTCACCAGAATATCGCAACATTCGCAGCGGAAATTATCAACAGTCAGCCGCCCAAGGAGCAGTTGACATAACAGCAGAAAATCCCCAAACCCAAGTAGACGAATTACGTCGGCAAATCGAAGAATTGCAAAAAGAAATCGATCGCTATAAAAAGAAGCCTGACTAA
- a CDS encoding mucoidy inhibitor MuiA family protein: MTIIDTTISDVTIYTNQALVTRRGTVTLTGEERELIVTGIPLSIQTESLRVRGAGTVPVQILAVQVENIFDSEPLTEKAAQISRQIKYLEQQKRTVQDQLAAVQLQRNFIEGLSEKSLERLAGSFATPQLNLDEIKELLNFLGEQYGDYANGIAQREKQLRDIDKQIEICVQQARQLQKPTIKEIYSSYNIIISIEPSSIGDLQLEISYLVNRVIWTPVYDLRSQTNSNQISIAYLAEIRQKTGEDWNGVTLTFSTAKPALGILPPTLEPWYISGRKSDFPSDFSARSEDDIFTELEALLAEENDATKKHDLVVAQRMLNQASKSGSVVTFHLDRASTIPSDGAPHKVTILTNNYPCRTEYAAIPRLISFAYLEATVTNRSNGVTLLPGKAYIIRDNTLVGTTQLPNVAPGQEFKVNLGVDEGVSIERILVEREVEIINTYRRTTYAYKIGVSNLRDRKTTLRLIEQLPISRDEQIKVRLLSTHPEIQLGQMGQLEWLLTLQPRSKRQYKQELYYQFTLEHPLEIAVVSLDI; encoded by the coding sequence ATGACAATAATCGATACCACAATTTCTGACGTAACTATCTATACTAATCAAGCACTAGTCACCAGGCGCGGTACAGTAACCTTAACTGGAGAAGAAAGAGAATTGATCGTTACTGGAATCCCGTTAAGTATTCAAACAGAATCACTTCGGGTGAGGGGTGCGGGGACAGTACCAGTCCAAATATTAGCCGTGCAGGTCGAAAATATATTTGATAGCGAACCTTTAACAGAGAAAGCCGCCCAAATTTCTCGTCAAATTAAATATTTAGAACAACAAAAACGTACTGTACAAGATCAATTAGCAGCCGTGCAACTGCAACGTAATTTTATAGAAGGATTAAGCGAAAAATCACTAGAGCGTTTGGCGGGTTCTTTTGCTACTCCCCAGCTAAATTTAGATGAAATTAAAGAGTTATTGAATTTTTTAGGAGAACAATACGGGGATTATGCTAATGGAATTGCTCAGAGAGAAAAGCAGTTAAGAGATATAGACAAACAGATCGAAATTTGCGTTCAACAAGCTAGGCAGTTACAAAAACCGACTATTAAAGAAATTTATTCGAGTTATAATATTATTATTTCCATAGAACCTAGCAGTATAGGAGATTTGCAACTAGAAATTTCTTATCTGGTGAATCGGGTAATTTGGACTCCAGTATATGACTTGCGATCGCAAACTAATAGTAATCAAATTAGTATTGCCTATTTAGCAGAAATTAGACAAAAAACAGGTGAAGATTGGAATGGAGTAACTCTTACTTTTTCTACTGCTAAACCTGCATTGGGAATTCTGCCGCCAACATTAGAACCTTGGTATATTAGCGGACGCAAAAGTGATTTTCCTTCAGATTTTTCTGCTCGCTCGGAGGATGATATCTTTACTGAGTTAGAAGCTTTGCTAGCCGAAGAAAACGATGCTACTAAAAAACACGATTTAGTAGTAGCGCAAAGAATGCTAAATCAAGCCAGTAAATCCGGTAGCGTAGTAACGTTTCATCTCGATCGCGCTAGCACCATTCCCAGTGATGGTGCGCCTCATAAAGTAACTATTTTGACAAATAATTATCCTTGTCGTACAGAGTATGCCGCCATTCCGAGATTAATCAGTTTTGCTTATCTGGAGGCAACCGTGACTAATCGTTCAAATGGCGTGACATTATTACCCGGTAAGGCTTATATTATCAGGGATAATACCCTCGTCGGTACTACTCAATTACCAAACGTTGCACCAGGTCAAGAGTTTAAAGTAAATCTAGGGGTTGATGAAGGAGTAAGCATAGAGAGAATTTTGGTGGAGCGAGAAGTAGAAATAATTAATACTTATCGTCGTACAACTTATGCTTATAAGATAGGAGTGAGTAACTTGCGCGATCGCAAAACCACTCTCAGACTAATCGAGCAATTACCGATCAGCCGCGACGAACAAATCAAAGTACGCTTACTTTCTACCCATCCAGAAATTCAATTAGGCCAAATGGGTCAGTTAGAATGGCTGCTGACTCTCCAACCGCGATCTAAACGGCAGTATAAACAAGAACTCTACTACCAATTTACCCTAGAACATCCCCTTGAGATCGCAGTCGTTAGTTTAGATATTTAG